The following proteins are encoded in a genomic region of Sulfurimonas sp. HSL3-7:
- the nuoH gene encoding NADH-quinone oxidoreductase subunit NuoH: protein METAFIIETLVKIIVILLVFSALAGFGTYFERKILAFMQRRLGPMHVGPYGLLQIAADGIKLFTKEDIVPTNAVGPIFKIAPVITAATAFMAAAAIPFMPEFTLFGYTVHPIVADINIGILYILGVMAVGFYGPMLGSLASSNKFALISAARAAAVFISYEVVTGLSLLAPLMMVGSFSLIDFNNYQAGGIGDWIIWTQPVAFVLFWIAAFAETGRTPFHLIANDHEIIDGFGTEYSGMRWGLFFIGEYANMFFISFVIVLIFLGGFGDGSVLGALGFLGKVAFFFFFFLWTRAAWPDIRPDQLMWLCWKVLMPLAVVNVVITGMIMMF from the coding sequence ATGGAAACAGCATTCATTATTGAAACGCTTGTCAAGATCATAGTCATTTTACTGGTCTTTTCCGCGTTAGCAGGTTTTGGAACCTACTTCGAACGTAAGATACTCGCATTTATGCAGCGTCGTCTTGGGCCAATGCACGTTGGTCCGTACGGACTTTTACAGATCGCAGCCGACGGTATCAAACTTTTTACCAAAGAAGATATCGTCCCTACAAATGCGGTCGGTCCGATCTTCAAGATTGCGCCGGTTATTACGGCAGCAACAGCGTTTATGGCGGCCGCAGCGATTCCGTTTATGCCGGAATTCACACTCTTTGGTTACACCGTTCATCCTATTGTTGCCGATATCAACATCGGTATCCTTTACATCCTGGGTGTTATGGCCGTCGGTTTCTACGGACCGATGCTGGGCTCATTGGCGTCAAGCAATAAGTTTGCGCTGATCTCTGCGGCACGTGCCGCGGCGGTATTCATCTCTTATGAGGTTGTAACGGGTCTTTCCCTGCTTGCACCGCTTATGATGGTGGGTTCGTTCTCACTGATCGATTTTAACAACTACCAGGCTGGCGGAATCGGCGACTGGATCATCTGGACACAGCCGGTGGCATTTGTCCTCTTCTGGATCGCGGCATTTGCTGAGACAGGACGTACGCCGTTCCACCTTATCGCGAATGATCACGAGATCATTGACGGTTTCGGTACGGAGTACTCGGGTATGCGTTGGGGCCTTTTCTTTATCGGTGAGTATGCGAACATGTTCTTCATCTCGTTCGTGATTGTTCTGATCTTCCTTGGCGGTTTCGGTGACGGATCTGTACTGGGTGCATTGGGATTCCTTGGCAAAGTGGCATTTTTCTTCTTTTTCTTCTTGTGGACACGTGCTGCCTGGCCGGATATCAGACCTGACCAGTTGATGTGGTTATGTTGGAAAGTTCTCATGCCTCTGGCGGTGGTCAATGTTGTGATCACCGGTATGATCATGATGTTTTAG
- a CDS encoding 2Fe-2S iron-sulfur cluster-binding protein yields the protein MINFKINGRPVTAERGETIINVARREDIYIPTMCYIEKTSPCASCRLCSVEVEGHDGFILSCNTPPTEGINVITDSESLKTERTNIMRMYDVNHPLECGVCDKSGACDLQNKTLEFNVGEQYFSAKDQPRKIEQWGLVNYDPTLCILCEKCTHVCNEVIGDDALDILFGGYNSKVIPKNAETLDCTFCGECIAVCPVGALVSSDFQYSANAWELSKIPATCAHCSAGCALEYEVKHAGIDSPGQESIYRVTNNFEYATLCGAGRFGFDFANTGSKDENAFNAAVAALQNAEAIRFSSMITNEEAMILNALKAKLGIKLFNEDARQMQNFMRAYSSVSGKLHYSATLESLKKSDGIILIGSRIATDNPGVRYAMTTAARHNGAKVVYMHPLEDALLQNTVTQFIKYEVGTEEGVLALLAQTLVSDAELSESEKAFMDELDTGYLSAETNVGEDELAMIVKQLMRSRTKTLVVGSDLMAHERAENMARLVAFIEKHSDFSVLVVPTEVNTLGVSLINDLDADEALNNVVGYNAKGDFVISASGEGDLGVPALNQQEGSVVSIDKRLLPTNVALSFEGYTLNDLANALGVNAENTIDYTVTLPAEKGFASVEFDDLENFYSPKGADVRGYALTPINVEANGVIESIEELPEFNGAVIYHVNPVLQFNAFTAKSAQLEKDSALYGSAAFAAAARLSDGDEVEFEVGGEKIHRIFKQDDTLKGTVALHPTFDLGLNMIDSYRFETVNFMRVSN from the coding sequence CCTGTAACGGCTGAACGCGGTGAGACAATTATCAATGTGGCGCGTCGCGAAGATATCTATATCCCGACGATGTGTTATATCGAAAAGACATCACCATGTGCTTCTTGCCGCCTTTGCAGTGTTGAAGTGGAGGGCCATGACGGCTTTATCCTCTCGTGCAACACCCCGCCGACAGAGGGTATCAATGTCATTACGGATTCAGAGTCACTGAAGACCGAGCGCACAAACATCATGCGTATGTATGATGTCAACCACCCTTTAGAGTGTGGTGTGTGCGACAAGTCAGGCGCCTGTGATCTTCAAAACAAGACGTTGGAGTTTAATGTCGGTGAACAATACTTCAGTGCCAAAGACCAACCTCGAAAGATCGAGCAGTGGGGCTTGGTCAATTATGACCCGACGCTCTGTATACTTTGCGAAAAATGTACGCACGTCTGTAATGAAGTGATCGGCGACGATGCGCTTGATATCCTGTTCGGCGGGTATAACTCAAAAGTGATCCCGAAAAATGCCGAGACGCTTGACTGTACTTTCTGTGGTGAATGTATCGCGGTCTGTCCTGTCGGCGCACTTGTCAGTTCCGATTTCCAATATTCTGCCAATGCCTGGGAACTTTCGAAAATTCCTGCGACCTGCGCACACTGCAGTGCAGGCTGTGCTCTGGAATACGAGGTCAAGCATGCGGGTATCGACTCTCCGGGCCAGGAGAGCATTTACCGTGTGACCAATAATTTCGAATATGCAACGCTTTGCGGTGCCGGACGTTTCGGTTTTGATTTCGCCAACACGGGCAGCAAAGATGAAAATGCGTTCAATGCTGCGGTGGCGGCATTGCAAAATGCCGAAGCGATTCGTTTTTCGTCCATGATCACCAATGAAGAGGCGATGATACTTAATGCTCTTAAAGCGAAGTTGGGTATCAAGCTCTTTAATGAAGATGCGCGTCAGATGCAGAACTTTATGAGAGCATACAGCTCAGTCAGCGGCAAGCTTCACTACTCTGCCACACTTGAGAGTCTGAAAAAATCGGACGGCATTATTCTTATTGGCAGCCGTATTGCAACTGATAATCCGGGCGTACGGTATGCGATGACAACGGCAGCGCGACACAATGGTGCAAAAGTGGTCTATATGCATCCGCTGGAAGATGCTTTGCTTCAAAACACGGTGACACAGTTCATCAAGTATGAAGTCGGTACGGAAGAGGGTGTTTTGGCACTGCTTGCACAGACTCTTGTTTCTGACGCTGAACTCAGCGAGAGCGAAAAAGCCTTTATGGACGAACTCGACACAGGTTACCTGAGTGCCGAGACGAATGTGGGCGAAGACGAACTTGCAATGATCGTCAAACAGCTTATGCGTTCACGCACTAAGACCCTGGTTGTAGGTTCTGATCTCATGGCGCACGAAAGAGCCGAGAATATGGCGCGCCTGGTCGCCTTTATTGAGAAACACAGCGACTTCAGTGTCTTGGTCGTTCCGACCGAGGTAAACACCCTTGGTGTATCGCTTATTAACGATCTTGATGCGGATGAAGCGCTTAACAATGTCGTCGGTTACAACGCCAAAGGAGACTTCGTCATCTCTGCATCAGGTGAGGGCGATCTGGGCGTTCCTGCACTTAATCAGCAGGAGGGGAGCGTTGTCAGCATTGACAAACGTCTCTTGCCGACAAACGTGGCACTTTCATTTGAGGGTTACACCCTGAACGATCTTGCAAACGCACTAGGTGTCAACGCAGAAAACACCATCGATTATACCGTGACGCTGCCTGCGGAGAAAGGTTTTGCATCGGTGGAATTTGATGACCTGGAGAACTTCTATTCCCCTAAAGGAGCCGATGTTCGCGGTTATGCTTTGACGCCGATCAATGTCGAGGCCAACGGTGTCATAGAGTCAATTGAAGAGCTTCCGGAGTTTAACGGTGCCGTGATCTATCACGTGAACCCTGTTCTCCAGTTCAACGCCTTCACTGCAAAGAGCGCCCAGCTTGAAAAAGACAGCGCACTTTACGGTTCCGCTGCTTTTGCAGCAGCGGCACGGTTGAGCGACGGTGATGAAGTCGAATTCGAAGTGGGTGGTGAGAAGATTCACCGTATCTTTAAACAGGACGATACACTCAAAGGGACGGTGGCACTTCACCCTACCTTTGACCTTGGTCTGAACATGATCGATAGCTATCGTTTTGAGACAGTAAATTTTATGAGAGTGAGTAACTAG
- the nuoI gene encoding NADH-quinone oxidoreductase subunit NuoI: MSLEQFENRNVSENGYFKVDIEEYPESGWDRAKQVFSRAIKGELFVGLWVVLREMFKFDIHTVQYPKEKLPIGPRYRAVHEMQRLWESGTERCIGCGLCEKICISDCIRMDTKIDENSRKQVTEYTINLGRCIFCGYCAEVCPELAIVHGGRYENTSEQRAHYIGYEDMLTPVDMAIKGQVPEYPGFGAITPHEDERVKTTPLAY, encoded by the coding sequence ATGAGTTTAGAACAATTTGAAAATAGAAATGTTAGTGAGAACGGCTACTTTAAAGTAGACATTGAAGAGTATCCGGAAAGTGGCTGGGACCGTGCGAAGCAGGTCTTTTCCCGTGCGATCAAAGGTGAGCTTTTTGTTGGTCTTTGGGTCGTGCTTCGCGAGATGTTCAAATTCGACATCCATACGGTTCAATACCCTAAAGAGAAGCTGCCTATCGGACCGCGTTACCGCGCGGTGCATGAGATGCAGCGTCTTTGGGAGTCGGGTACGGAACGTTGTATCGGCTGCGGTCTATGCGAAAAGATCTGTATCTCTGACTGTATCCGTATGGACACTAAAATCGATGAGAACAGCCGTAAGCAGGTTACGGAGTATACGATCAACCTTGGCCGTTGTATCTTCTGCGGTTACTGTGCGGAAGTCTGTCCGGAGTTGGCGATCGTTCACGGCGGACGCTACGAGAACACTTCTGAGCAGCGCGCCCACTACATCGGTTATGAAGATATGTTGACACCGGTAGACATGGCGATCAAGGGGCAGGTACCTGAGTATCCAGGTTTCGGTGCGATTACACCACACGAAGACGAGCGCGTCAAAACGACGCCGCTTGCGTATTAA
- a CDS encoding NADH-quinone oxidoreductase subunit G — translation MSEITITIDGKEVQTQEGEYILNAARANDIFIPAICYLTRCSPTLACRICLVEADGKQVYACNAKAKDGMQITTSTETIEAEKRAIMEVYDVNHPLECGVCDQSGECELQNYTLEIGVDAQTYAIKDTFKPVQHWGLINYDPALCIMCERCTTICKDMIGDSALSTKPRGGDAIDETFKESMPKDAYAMWNKLNKSLIQPNAGDTLDCTDCGECTAVCPVGALVSADFQYTSNAWELSQVPATCSHCSAGCQIQYDVKHTSIDNPEPKIYRVKNEWNYVSLCGAGRYGYDFQNEVEGKDEAAFAKAVEAFEKADTISFNSQITNEEALILQKLKETRGYKLINEEARRFAEFMKSYSTISGTSIYKTPLKEVNKANFVISVGSAIKTDNPNARFAMNNSMIMNKGAGLYFHPVADPVIDDMGKNILSVNHAPMQEEAVMYLILDLFAKKEALPAELAAYLASFHSMKTVTVSETIKEKVVEIVKETKVNEETGEEEEVEVEKSKMVPKKVEKEVEVDENRLLEIVNVPAKFDESMEKLLKKKDTFALMVGPDFYSHPNASNLARLVALVEKYTDFSVTMIPEKGNTLGVAMICDLDTEAGSYTVGYNVKGDFTLSAQGNGDLDMPAMNQQEGTLTSIQLRVNPTNAALEYKGYELNDIANALGLSSKLTVDYTAKLGEIAGFKSENFDDLPNYYTNKGEEMRGYELEIGEVRTDGDESVAAFDEAAAMREAMVYLANPTLQFNDFTNKSHQLKEEAGLYVSSDYAAANELSDGDKVLVETTKGSMELNVKIDTKIGGNIPFVPSFDSNLNSEALFSGYRFSNATIKKV, via the coding sequence ATGAGTGAAATAACCATTACGATAGACGGCAAAGAGGTACAGACGCAAGAGGGTGAATATATTCTTAATGCGGCGCGTGCCAATGATATCTTTATTCCAGCTATCTGTTATCTGACACGTTGTAGCCCTACTTTGGCGTGTCGTATCTGTCTGGTCGAAGCTGATGGCAAACAGGTCTACGCCTGTAATGCCAAAGCGAAAGACGGCATGCAGATCACGACATCAACCGAGACTATCGAAGCAGAAAAACGTGCGATCATGGAAGTTTATGATGTAAACCACCCATTAGAGTGCGGTGTCTGTGATCAATCCGGTGAGTGTGAGCTTCAAAACTATACACTCGAGATCGGTGTTGATGCCCAGACATATGCGATCAAAGACACCTTCAAACCGGTACAGCACTGGGGTCTGATCAATTATGATCCGGCACTCTGTATTATGTGTGAGCGTTGTACGACAATCTGTAAAGACATGATCGGTGATAGCGCCCTCTCGACAAAACCTCGCGGCGGCGATGCCATTGACGAGACGTTCAAAGAGAGTATGCCGAAAGATGCCTATGCGATGTGGAACAAGCTCAACAAATCGCTTATCCAGCCGAATGCGGGAGACACGCTTGACTGTACCGACTGTGGTGAATGTACGGCGGTCTGTCCGGTCGGTGCCCTTGTCTCTGCGGATTTCCAGTATACCTCCAATGCCTGGGAACTTTCACAGGTTCCTGCGACATGTAGCCACTGTTCTGCCGGCTGTCAGATCCAGTATGATGTGAAACATACATCGATCGACAACCCTGAACCGAAGATCTACCGTGTCAAAAACGAGTGGAACTATGTCTCTCTCTGCGGCGCCGGACGTTACGGATACGACTTCCAGAACGAGGTTGAAGGCAAAGACGAAGCGGCGTTCGCCAAAGCGGTCGAAGCCTTCGAAAAAGCCGATACGATCAGTTTCAACTCGCAGATCACAAACGAAGAGGCGCTGATCCTTCAAAAGCTGAAAGAAACAAGAGGCTACAAGCTGATCAATGAAGAGGCACGCAGGTTTGCCGAATTTATGAAAAGCTACTCGACTATCAGCGGCACATCGATCTATAAGACACCGCTCAAAGAGGTCAACAAAGCAAACTTTGTGATCTCGGTCGGTTCGGCAATCAAAACAGACAACCCCAATGCCCGTTTTGCGATGAACAACTCGATGATCATGAACAAAGGTGCCGGACTCTATTTCCATCCGGTAGCCGATCCGGTTATTGATGATATGGGTAAAAACATCCTCAGCGTCAACCATGCACCGATGCAGGAAGAGGCAGTGATGTACCTGATCCTGGACCTTTTTGCGAAAAAAGAGGCGCTTCCGGCTGAACTGGCTGCATACCTTGCGTCTTTCCACTCTATGAAGACAGTCACTGTCAGCGAGACGATCAAAGAGAAAGTCGTTGAGATTGTTAAAGAGACAAAGGTCAACGAAGAGACGGGTGAAGAAGAAGAGGTTGAAGTCGAGAAGTCGAAGATGGTACCGAAGAAGGTCGAAAAAGAGGTCGAGGTCGATGAGAACCGCCTGCTTGAGATCGTCAACGTGCCGGCCAAGTTCGACGAGTCGATGGAGAAGCTTCTTAAAAAGAAAGACACTTTCGCATTGATGGTAGGACCGGATTTTTACAGCCATCCTAATGCGTCAAATCTGGCCCGTCTTGTGGCGCTAGTAGAGAAGTACACCGACTTCAGCGTGACGATGATTCCTGAAAAAGGGAACACGCTGGGTGTTGCGATGATCTGTGACCTAGACACCGAAGCAGGCAGTTACACTGTCGGCTACAACGTCAAAGGCGACTTTACACTCAGCGCACAAGGCAATGGTGACCTTGATATGCCGGCGATGAACCAGCAGGAGGGGACACTGACAAGCATTCAGTTGCGTGTCAATCCTACCAATGCGGCATTGGAGTACAAAGGGTATGAGCTTAACGACATTGCCAATGCGCTCGGACTCAGCAGTAAATTGACTGTTGATTACACAGCAAAACTGGGCGAGATAGCCGGCTTCAAGTCTGAAAACTTCGATGACCTGCCAAATTACTACACCAATAAAGGTGAAGAGATGCGTGGCTATGAGTTGGAGATCGGCGAAGTGAGAACTGACGGTGACGAAAGTGTAGCGGCATTCGATGAAGCGGCGGCGATGCGCGAGGCGATGGTCTACCTGGCAAACCCGACGCTTCAGTTCAATGATTTTACCAACAAGTCACATCAGTTGAAGGAAGAGGCGGGTCTCTATGTGAGTAGCGACTACGCAGCTGCCAATGAATTATCAGACGGAGATAAGGTTTTAGTGGAGACTACAAAAGGTTCTATGGAACTTAATGTTAAAATCGACACTAAAATCGGCGGAAACATTCCGTTTGTTCCAAGTTTTGATTCAAATCTAAACAGTGAGGCACTCTTCAGCGGTTATCGCTTTAGCAATGCCACTATCAAAAAGGTGTAA